CTTATACTTTACTCGTCGCTGTCGTGCTTTCGGCGCAGGCGACGGACGCCGGCGTCAACCTCGCCACGCGGCCCCTGTTCGCGCACACGAAAACGCCGCGGCAGATGGTTGAGTTAGGGGAAGATCGCGTGCGCGAGGCCATCAAGACGATCGGCCTGTTCAACACCAAGGCGAAGAACGTCATCGCACTCAGCCAGGCGCTGATCGATCAATACAATGGCGAGGTGCCTCGGACCCGCGAGCAACTGCAGGCGCTGTCCGGTGTTGGCCGTAAGACCGCGAACGTCGTGCTCAACACCGCCTTCGGCGAGGAGACGTTCGCCGTCGACACGCATGTCTTCCGCGTCTGCAACCGCACCGGCCTCGCGCCGGGTAAGACACCGGATGAGGTAGAGACCAAGCTCGAGAAGATCGTTCCGCAGCCTTTCCGGCGCGATGCGCATCACTGGCTGATTCTACACGGCCGTTACACCTGCAAGGCGCGGCTGCCGGAATGCTGGCGCTGCCCTGTGATCGACCTCTGCCGCTACAAGCCGAAGACGCTTGCCCCGGAGGAGCGAGCGAAGGCTAAATCCAGCGCCGCTCGAACCGCTCGCCAAGGCAAGTCAGCAGCTCGTATTGCGAAAGCCCGGACTGTTTCGAAGCCGACGGCAAATCGTAGTCGATCTCGACCCAATCGCCTTCCTTGAGGCCCGGCACTGCGTCGCAGCCGACGGCCAGCAGGTCCATCGACACTCGACCCAAGACAGGCAGCGAGAATTCTCCGGCAAAGGCGCTGCCGTGCGATGAAAAGCCGCGAAGGTAGCCGTCGGCGTAGCCGACGTTGAGGATCGCTGCTTCCGTGTTCTCCTGCGCCAAGAAAGTCGCGCCGTAGCCGCAGCTTTCGCCCTCCGGAATTGTACGCCGCTGCACGATCTGCGCCTCGATGCGCACCACCTGCCGGATATTGTTCGCCGCCTCTTCGCGCGGAACGCCGCCGCAGAGCGCGATACCCGGCCTCACGAGGTCAAAGCTGTAATCCCGGCCGAGGCAAATACCGGCCGAGTTCGCAAAACTGTAGCGCTTCGCCTGCACGGCAGATGCCACCACGCGGAAGCGCTCCAGCTGCATCTCATTCAAGGGATCATCCTCGTCGGCACAGGCAAGGTGGCTGTGCAGCGTGTCGATCGCTAGGCCATCGAGCAGGTCGATCTCGTTGGGGCGAAGGCCAAGCCGATTCATGCCCGTGTCGATCATCACGTCGCATGCGCGGCCGGGCGCGATCTGTTCCCAACGAGCGACCTGCTCAGCCGTATTGAGGCACGGCC
This portion of the Sphingomonas limnosediminicola genome encodes:
- the nth gene encoding endonuclease III, translated to MNRDQVFEFFRRLAEANPAPTTELEYSNPYTLLVAVVLSAQATDAGVNLATRPLFAHTKTPRQMVELGEDRVREAIKTIGLFNTKAKNVIALSQALIDQYNGEVPRTREQLQALSGVGRKTANVVLNTAFGEETFAVDTHVFRVCNRTGLAPGKTPDEVETKLEKIVPQPFRRDAHHWLILHGRYTCKARLPECWRCPVIDLCRYKPKTLAPEERAKAKSSAARTARQGKSAARIAKARTVSKPTANRSRSRPNRLP